In Phocoena phocoena chromosome 3, mPhoPho1.1, whole genome shotgun sequence, a single window of DNA contains:
- the GRPEL2 gene encoding grpE protein homolog 2, mitochondrial — MAVRFLWAVRRRMQPLLASSGASDGRGWLHPFSTATQRTAGEDCNSEDPPDELGPSLAERALKLKAVKLEKEVQDLTVRYQRAIADGENIRRRTQRCVEDAKIFGIQSFCKDLVEVADILEKTTECISEETEPGDQKLTLEKIFRGLSLLETKLKSVFAKHGLEKMTPIGDKYDPHEHELICHVPAGVGVQPGTVALVRQDGYKLHGRTIRLAQVEVAVESQRRL, encoded by the exons ATGGCCGTGAGGTTCCTGTGGGCGGTCCGGCGGCGGATGCAGCCCCTCCTGGCCTCGAGTGGCGCGTCAGATGGCAG GGGATGGCTGCATCCTTTCAGCACTGCCACCCAGAGAACCGCTGGTGAAGACTGCAATTCTGAGGACCCTCCTGATGAACTTGGGCCCTCTCTTGCAGAACGAGCCTTAAAGCTAAAAGCTGTTAAACTGGAGAAGGAAGTCCAGGATTTAACA GTGAGATACCAGAGAGCTATAGCTGATGGTGAAAATATAAGAAGGCGAACCCAGAGATGTGTAGAAGATGCCAAGATATTTG GAATTCAGAGTTTCTGTAAGGATTTGGTGGAGGTGGCAGACATTTTGGAGAAGACTACAGAGTGTATTTCTGAAGAAACAGAGCCTGGAGACCAGAAGCTCACTCTGGAGAAGATCTTCCGAGGCTTGTCACTTTTAGAAACAAAGCTGAAAAGCGTGTTTGCCAAACATGGCCTGGAGAAGATGACACCCATTGGTGACAAATATGACCCTCATGAGCATGAACTCATCTGTCATGTGCCAGCTGGTGTTGGGGTGCAGCCTGGCACTGTGGCATTAGTAAGGCAGGATGGCTACAAGCTTCATGGCCGCACCATTAGACTTGCCCAGGTGGAAGTGGCAGTGGAGTCTCAGAGAAGACTATGA
- the PCYOX1L gene encoding prenylcysteine oxidase-like isoform X1: MARAARLFASLAALLAAAATGDARPSKIAVVGAGIGGSAVAHFLQQHFGPRVQIDVFEKGTVGGRLATISVNKQHYESGAASFHSLSLHMQGFVKQLGLRHRREVGGRSAIFNGEDFVLEETDWYLLNLFRLWWHYGISFLRLQMWVEEVMEKFMRIYKYQAHGYAFSGVEELLYSLGESAFVNMTQRSVAESLLQVGVTQRFIDDVVSAVLRASYGQSAAMPAFAGAMSLAGAQGSLWSVEGGNKLVCSGLLKLTKANVIHATVTTVTLQQTEGKPLYHVKYENEVGTGSDYYDIVVIATPLHLDNSSTITFEGFDPPIDVVQGSFQPTVISLVHGYLNSSYFGFPDPKLFPFASILTTDFPSFFCALDNMCPVNVSASFRRKQPQEAAVWRVRSPQPLLRSQLKTLFRSYYSVQTAEWQAHPVHGPRSPLPRFVLHDQLFLLNALEWAASSVEVTAVAAKNVALLAFNRWYQDLDKIDQKDLMHKVKTEL, encoded by the exons ATGGCCCGCGCTGCCCGGCTCTTCGCCTCGCTGGCCGCCCTCCTCGCCGCTGCCGCTACAGGCGATGCCCGGCCCAGCAAAATCG CTGTGGTTGGAGCCGGAATTGGGGGCTCTGCCGTGGCCCATTTCCTCCAACAGCACTTCGGCCCCCGGGTACAGATCGACGTGTTTGAGAAGGGGACCGTGGGCGGCCGCCTGGCCACCATCTCGGTCAACAAGCAGCACTACGAGAGCGGCGCCGCCTCCTTCCACTCCCTGAGCCTCCACATGCAGGGCTTCGTCAAGCAGCTGG GGCTGCGGCACCGGCGCGAAGTGGGAGGGAGGAGTGCCATCTTCAACGGGGAGGACTTTGTGCTGGAGGAGACTGACTGGTACCTGCTGAACCTCTTCCGCCTCTGGTGGCACTACGGCATCAGCTTCCTGAGACTGCAGATGTGGGTGGAGGAGGTCATGGAGAAGTTCATGAG GATCTATAAGTACCAGGCTCACGGTTATGCCTTCTCGGGTGTGGAGGAACTGCTCTACTCGCTGGGGGAATCCGCCTTTGTCAACATGACCCAGCGCTCCGTGGCCGAGTCCCTGCTCCAGGTGGGCGTCACACAGCGCTTTATCGACGATGTCGTCTCCGCTGTCCTGCGGGCCAGCTACGGCCAGTCAGCAGCGATGCCCGCCTTTGCCG GAGCCATGTCGCTAGCTGGGGCCCAAGGCAGCCTGTGGTCTGTGGAGGGAGGCAACAAGCTGGTTTGTTCCGGTCTGCTGAAGCTCACCAAGGCCAACGTGATCCATGCCACGGTCACCACTGTGACCCTGCAGCAAACAG AGGGGAAACCCTTGTACCATGTCAAGTACGAGAATGAGGTGGGCACAGGCTCCGACTACTACGACATAGTGGTCATCGCCACCCCCCTGCACCTGGACAACAGCAGTACCATCACCTTTGAAGGCTTCGACCCGCCCATTGATGTCGTCCAGGGCTCCTTCCAGCCCACCGTCATCTCCTTGGTCCATGGCTACCTCAACTCTTCCTACTTTGGCTTCCCCGACCCTAAGCTTTTCCCCTTTGCCAGCATCCTCACCACAGACTTCCCCAGCTTCTTCTGCGCCCTGGACAACATGTGTCCCGTCAACGTCTCGGCCAGCTTCCGGCGGAAGCAGCCTCAGGAGGCCGCCGTGTGGCGAGTCCggtccccccagcccctccttcgCTCCCAGCTGAAGACGCTCTTTCGCTCCTACTACTCAGTGCAGACAGCCGAGTGGCAGGCCCACCCCGTCCACGGCCCCCGCAGCCCCCTCCCACGGTTCGTGCTGCACGACCAGCTCTTCCTCCTCAACGCCCTGGAGTGGGCGGCCAGCTCCGTGGAGGTGACGGCAGTGGCTGCCAAGAACGTGGCCCTGCTGGCTTTCAACCGCTGGTACCAGGACCTAGACAAGATTGACCAGAAGGATTTGATGCACAAGGTAAAGACTGAACTGTGA
- the PCYOX1L gene encoding prenylcysteine oxidase-like isoform X3 encodes MPGPAKSVREGPAVVGAGIGGSAVAHFLQQHFGPRVQIDVFEKGTVGGRLATISVNKQHYESGAASFHSLSLHMQGFVKQLGLRHRREVGGRSAIFNGEDFVLEETDWYLLNLFRLWWHYGISFLRLQMWVEEVMEKFMSYGQSAAMPAFAGAMSLAGAQGSLWSVEGGNKLVCSGLLKLTKANVIHATVTTVTLQQTEGKPLYHVKYENEVGTGSDYYDIVVIATPLHLDNSSTITFEGFDPPIDVVQGSFQPTVISLVHGYLNSSYFGFPDPKLFPFASILTTDFPSFFCALDNMCPVNVSASFRRKQPQEAAVWRVRSPQPLLRSQLKTLFRSYYSVQTAEWQAHPVHGPRSPLPRFVLHDQLFLLNALEWAASSVEVTAVAAKNVALLAFNRWYQDLDKIDQKDLMHKVKTEL; translated from the exons ATGCCCGGCCCAGCAAAATCGGTGCGGGAAGGACCGG CTGTGGTTGGAGCCGGAATTGGGGGCTCTGCCGTGGCCCATTTCCTCCAACAGCACTTCGGCCCCCGGGTACAGATCGACGTGTTTGAGAAGGGGACCGTGGGCGGCCGCCTGGCCACCATCTCGGTCAACAAGCAGCACTACGAGAGCGGCGCCGCCTCCTTCCACTCCCTGAGCCTCCACATGCAGGGCTTCGTCAAGCAGCTGG GGCTGCGGCACCGGCGCGAAGTGGGAGGGAGGAGTGCCATCTTCAACGGGGAGGACTTTGTGCTGGAGGAGACTGACTGGTACCTGCTGAACCTCTTCCGCCTCTGGTGGCACTACGGCATCAGCTTCCTGAGACTGCAGATGTGGGTGGAGGAGGTCATGGAGAAGTTCATGAG CTACGGCCAGTCAGCAGCGATGCCCGCCTTTGCCG GAGCCATGTCGCTAGCTGGGGCCCAAGGCAGCCTGTGGTCTGTGGAGGGAGGCAACAAGCTGGTTTGTTCCGGTCTGCTGAAGCTCACCAAGGCCAACGTGATCCATGCCACGGTCACCACTGTGACCCTGCAGCAAACAG AGGGGAAACCCTTGTACCATGTCAAGTACGAGAATGAGGTGGGCACAGGCTCCGACTACTACGACATAGTGGTCATCGCCACCCCCCTGCACCTGGACAACAGCAGTACCATCACCTTTGAAGGCTTCGACCCGCCCATTGATGTCGTCCAGGGCTCCTTCCAGCCCACCGTCATCTCCTTGGTCCATGGCTACCTCAACTCTTCCTACTTTGGCTTCCCCGACCCTAAGCTTTTCCCCTTTGCCAGCATCCTCACCACAGACTTCCCCAGCTTCTTCTGCGCCCTGGACAACATGTGTCCCGTCAACGTCTCGGCCAGCTTCCGGCGGAAGCAGCCTCAGGAGGCCGCCGTGTGGCGAGTCCggtccccccagcccctccttcgCTCCCAGCTGAAGACGCTCTTTCGCTCCTACTACTCAGTGCAGACAGCCGAGTGGCAGGCCCACCCCGTCCACGGCCCCCGCAGCCCCCTCCCACGGTTCGTGCTGCACGACCAGCTCTTCCTCCTCAACGCCCTGGAGTGGGCGGCCAGCTCCGTGGAGGTGACGGCAGTGGCTGCCAAGAACGTGGCCCTGCTGGCTTTCAACCGCTGGTACCAGGACCTAGACAAGATTGACCAGAAGGATTTGATGCACAAGGTAAAGACTGAACTGTGA
- the PCYOX1L gene encoding prenylcysteine oxidase-like isoform X2, with translation MPGPAKSVREGPAVVGAGIGGSAVAHFLQQHFGPRVQIDVFEKGTVGGRLATISVNKQHYESGAASFHSLSLHMQGFVKQLGLRHRREVGGRSAIFNGEDFVLEETDWYLLNLFRLWWHYGISFLRLQMWVEEVMEKFMRIYKYQAHGYAFSGVEELLYSLGESAFVNMTQRSVAESLLQVGVTQRFIDDVVSAVLRASYGQSAAMPAFAGAMSLAGAQGSLWSVEGGNKLVCSGLLKLTKANVIHATVTTVTLQQTEGKPLYHVKYENEVGTGSDYYDIVVIATPLHLDNSSTITFEGFDPPIDVVQGSFQPTVISLVHGYLNSSYFGFPDPKLFPFASILTTDFPSFFCALDNMCPVNVSASFRRKQPQEAAVWRVRSPQPLLRSQLKTLFRSYYSVQTAEWQAHPVHGPRSPLPRFVLHDQLFLLNALEWAASSVEVTAVAAKNVALLAFNRWYQDLDKIDQKDLMHKVKTEL, from the exons ATGCCCGGCCCAGCAAAATCGGTGCGGGAAGGACCGG CTGTGGTTGGAGCCGGAATTGGGGGCTCTGCCGTGGCCCATTTCCTCCAACAGCACTTCGGCCCCCGGGTACAGATCGACGTGTTTGAGAAGGGGACCGTGGGCGGCCGCCTGGCCACCATCTCGGTCAACAAGCAGCACTACGAGAGCGGCGCCGCCTCCTTCCACTCCCTGAGCCTCCACATGCAGGGCTTCGTCAAGCAGCTGG GGCTGCGGCACCGGCGCGAAGTGGGAGGGAGGAGTGCCATCTTCAACGGGGAGGACTTTGTGCTGGAGGAGACTGACTGGTACCTGCTGAACCTCTTCCGCCTCTGGTGGCACTACGGCATCAGCTTCCTGAGACTGCAGATGTGGGTGGAGGAGGTCATGGAGAAGTTCATGAG GATCTATAAGTACCAGGCTCACGGTTATGCCTTCTCGGGTGTGGAGGAACTGCTCTACTCGCTGGGGGAATCCGCCTTTGTCAACATGACCCAGCGCTCCGTGGCCGAGTCCCTGCTCCAGGTGGGCGTCACACAGCGCTTTATCGACGATGTCGTCTCCGCTGTCCTGCGGGCCAGCTACGGCCAGTCAGCAGCGATGCCCGCCTTTGCCG GAGCCATGTCGCTAGCTGGGGCCCAAGGCAGCCTGTGGTCTGTGGAGGGAGGCAACAAGCTGGTTTGTTCCGGTCTGCTGAAGCTCACCAAGGCCAACGTGATCCATGCCACGGTCACCACTGTGACCCTGCAGCAAACAG AGGGGAAACCCTTGTACCATGTCAAGTACGAGAATGAGGTGGGCACAGGCTCCGACTACTACGACATAGTGGTCATCGCCACCCCCCTGCACCTGGACAACAGCAGTACCATCACCTTTGAAGGCTTCGACCCGCCCATTGATGTCGTCCAGGGCTCCTTCCAGCCCACCGTCATCTCCTTGGTCCATGGCTACCTCAACTCTTCCTACTTTGGCTTCCCCGACCCTAAGCTTTTCCCCTTTGCCAGCATCCTCACCACAGACTTCCCCAGCTTCTTCTGCGCCCTGGACAACATGTGTCCCGTCAACGTCTCGGCCAGCTTCCGGCGGAAGCAGCCTCAGGAGGCCGCCGTGTGGCGAGTCCggtccccccagcccctccttcgCTCCCAGCTGAAGACGCTCTTTCGCTCCTACTACTCAGTGCAGACAGCCGAGTGGCAGGCCCACCCCGTCCACGGCCCCCGCAGCCCCCTCCCACGGTTCGTGCTGCACGACCAGCTCTTCCTCCTCAACGCCCTGGAGTGGGCGGCCAGCTCCGTGGAGGTGACGGCAGTGGCTGCCAAGAACGTGGCCCTGCTGGCTTTCAACCGCTGGTACCAGGACCTAGACAAGATTGACCAGAAGGATTTGATGCACAAGGTAAAGACTGAACTGTGA
- the IL17B gene encoding interleukin-17B encodes MDWPHNLLFLLTISIFLGLGQPRNPKGKRKGQGRPGTLAPGPHQVPLDLVSQAKPYARMEEYERNLGEMVAQLRNSSEPARRKCEVNLQLWLSNKRSLSPWGYSINHDPSRIPADLPEARCLCLGCVNPFTMQEDRSMVSVPVFSQVPVRRRLCPLPPRTGPCRQRAVMETIAVGCTCIF; translated from the exons ATGGACTGGCCACACAACCTG CTATTCCTCCTCACCATCTCCATCTTCCTGGGGCTGGGCCAGCCCAGGAACCCCAAAGGCAAGAGGAAGGGGCAAGGGCGGCCTGGGACCCTGGCCCCTGGGCCTCACCAGGTGCCGCTGGACCTCGTGTCCCAGGCAAAGCCATATGCCCGCATGGAGGAATATGAGAGGAACCTGGGGGAGATGGTGGCCCAGCTGAGGAACAGCTCCGAGCCGGCCAGGAGGAAGTGTGAGGTCAACCTGCAGCTGTGGCTGTCCAACAAGAGGAGCCTGTCGCCCTGGGGCTACAG CATCAACCATGACCCTAGCCGCATTCCTGCAGACCTGCCGGAGGCGCGGTGCCTATGTCTGGGCTGCGTGAACCCCTTCACCATGCAGGAGGACCGCAGCATGGTGAGCGTGCCCGTGTTCAGCCAGGTGCCTGTGCGTCGTCGCCTCTGCCCGCTGCCGCCACGCACCGGGCCCTGCCGCCAGCGCGCCGTCATGGAGACCATCGCCGTGGGCTGTACCTGCATCTTCTGA